One genomic segment of Dehalogenimonas alkenigignens includes these proteins:
- a CDS encoding AIR synthase family protein encodes MTELPEIGKISPEIFREIIFPRLGAKSDKVLVGPQHGVDVGIADIGGQAVSFTTDPVFIVPQYGFKRAAWFAIHIIASDSVTSGLRPKFLSIDLNLPMSMTKEELATMWDVMHKECEKMGINVITGHTARYDGCAYPMVGGATMLGVGGLDEYVSPRFARPGDKIIITKGPAIEACGIFAAMFPDLIAQRYGEPFARRAESLFFQMSVVEDALTAVTVGVRDAGISSMHDATECGLWGGLYEVAQAAGCGARIEKDKIVIEDGVPEICRMFGIDDPYAAISEGSLIITCRPHRAAAVVNALSARGIKSSIAGELTDPEYGMILAEGDNEKPLKHPIVDPFWRAFYDAAKKQAA; translated from the coding sequence ATGACTGAATTACCTGAAATCGGCAAGATCTCGCCTGAAATATTTCGGGAGATCATCTTTCCCAGACTGGGCGCCAAAAGCGATAAAGTACTGGTCGGGCCGCAACACGGGGTCGATGTCGGTATCGCCGACATCGGCGGCCAGGCGGTATCTTTCACCACCGATCCGGTCTTCATCGTCCCACAATACGGTTTCAAACGGGCGGCCTGGTTTGCCATACACATCATCGCTTCGGATTCGGTGACCTCCGGGTTAAGACCGAAGTTCCTGTCCATCGACCTTAACCTGCCGATGAGCATGACCAAGGAAGAATTAGCCACGATGTGGGATGTGATGCACAAGGAGTGCGAAAAAATGGGCATCAACGTCATCACCGGCCACACCGCCCGATATGACGGCTGCGCTTACCCTATGGTCGGGGGGGCGACGATGCTGGGGGTCGGCGGATTGGATGAGTACGTTTCACCAAGATTTGCCCGGCCGGGAGACAAAATCATCATCACCAAAGGTCCGGCGATCGAGGCATGCGGCATTTTTGCCGCCATGTTCCCTGACCTCATCGCCCAAAGGTACGGCGAACCTTTCGCCCGCCGCGCTGAAAGCCTGTTCTTCCAGATGTCAGTCGTGGAAGATGCGCTTACGGCCGTCACTGTCGGAGTTCGGGACGCCGGCATCAGCTCGATGCATGATGCCACCGAATGCGGCCTCTGGGGCGGGTTATATGAGGTGGCCCAGGCTGCCGGATGCGGCGCCCGAATCGAAAAGGATAAGATAGTCATCGAGGACGGCGTGCCCGAGATCTGCCGTATGTTCGGCATTGATGACCCTTACGCTGCCATTTCCGAAGGCAGCCTCATTATTACCTGCCGTCCGCACCGGGCGGCTGCCGTGGTGAATGCTTTGAGTGCCAGAGGTATAAAGTCATCAATCGCCGGGGAGTTGACCGACCCCGAATACGGCATGATCCTTGCCGAAGGCGATAATGAGAAGCCACTCAAGCATCCCATCGTCGATCCTTTCTGGCGGGCTTTTTATGATGCTGCCAAGAAACAGGCTGCCTGA
- the mutS gene encoding DNA mismatch repair protein MutS, which produces MTENLTPLRAQYLRIKKRYPDSIVFFRLGDFYETFDSDAELAARELEIVLTAREMGKGIKVPMAGIPYHAAENYIARLIGRGYKIAVCEQTTRPGEIKGLMEREVVRVVTPGTIVEPALLNVRINNYLASIAPGGTSCGLAYIDISTGEFAAAQIPAERLETELGRIHPAELILPTGAETCLSRGMSITELDPSVFEPESAADTLKAAFRTSTLEGYNLENQPLAIAAAGAIITYLRETNQSALGVLSHISNYSTAEYMALDDNTLTNLEVFQNATTGGVRGSLLGIVDRTKTAMGARMLRRWLGKPLLSRQRIMERQACVEALRSQHLKLKEIEKKLKQVADVERVANRIKTLTAMPRELIALKRSLETVPELACALEGEALKGLRGGLNPLPDLVRLIHEAIEPEPAASPGEGGVIRAGFSVELDKITDLAANSRLFIAQLEATERSQTGIKTLKVGFNQVFGYYLEVSNPNLSQVPIRYIRKQTLANAERFITPELKELELRVLSSKERLADLETSLYRRVLQQIGQSADSLLSLAEAIARVDVLSALASMSVENAYVKPIMVDGPVIKIVGGRHPVIEQTLDHSAYVPNDIDLETGDSQIIILTGPNMAGKSTYLKQVAIIVLMAQIGSFIPATSAEIGICDRIFTRIGAREDLVSGKSTFMAEMVETALILSSATSSSLLILDEIGRGTSTSDGLAIAQAVVEFIHQRLGARTLFATHYHELISMAERLPRVRNFNVAVTEDKGEVIFLHRIQPGGTDRSYGIHVAKIAGLPKPVVRRANEILAELENLKTETPASARPVSAQLSFLNPPSPAIELIRGMDPDSLTPRKALEMLYTLKQMLE; this is translated from the coding sequence ATGACTGAGAACCTGACTCCGCTGCGAGCGCAATACCTGCGTATCAAAAAGCGTTACCCGGATTCAATCGTCTTTTTCCGCCTTGGTGATTTTTACGAGACGTTCGACTCTGATGCCGAACTGGCCGCCCGAGAACTGGAGATAGTCCTGACCGCCCGGGAGATGGGCAAAGGCATCAAAGTGCCTATGGCTGGCATACCCTACCATGCTGCCGAGAATTACATCGCGAGACTGATCGGGCGAGGCTACAAGATCGCCGTCTGCGAACAGACTACCCGCCCAGGTGAAATCAAAGGTTTGATGGAGCGTGAGGTGGTCCGGGTGGTCACCCCGGGGACAATCGTCGAACCAGCCCTTTTGAACGTCCGAATAAACAACTACCTGGCTTCAATCGCACCTGGCGGGACGTCCTGCGGGTTGGCATATATCGACATCTCGACCGGCGAATTTGCCGCCGCCCAGATTCCTGCCGAGCGGCTAGAAACCGAACTGGGACGGATCCACCCGGCCGAACTTATTCTGCCAACTGGCGCCGAAACTTGCCTCTCTCGTGGCATGTCGATAACCGAACTAGACCCCAGTGTTTTTGAACCGGAATCTGCCGCGGATACTCTTAAAGCTGCTTTCAGGACATCAACGCTGGAAGGATACAACCTTGAAAACCAACCGCTTGCCATTGCTGCAGCGGGGGCTATTATCACCTATCTTCGGGAGACTAATCAGAGTGCTCTCGGCGTATTGAGCCACATTTCAAATTATTCAACCGCAGAGTACATGGCGCTGGATGATAATACCCTGACCAATCTGGAGGTTTTCCAAAACGCCACCACCGGCGGCGTCCGCGGTTCGTTGTTAGGCATTGTTGATCGGACCAAAACGGCGATGGGAGCCCGCATGTTGCGGCGCTGGCTGGGGAAGCCCCTTCTCAGCCGCCAGCGCATCATGGAACGCCAGGCATGTGTTGAGGCTCTGCGCAGCCAGCATCTGAAGTTAAAAGAGATCGAGAAAAAACTGAAACAGGTGGCCGATGTCGAGCGGGTAGCCAACCGGATAAAGACCTTGACCGCCATGCCGCGGGAACTTATCGCATTGAAGCGCAGCCTGGAAACAGTCCCTGAACTGGCGTGCGCGCTGGAGGGTGAGGCGCTGAAAGGACTCAGGGGCGGATTAAATCCGTTACCAGACCTGGTGCGATTGATCCATGAAGCTATTGAGCCTGAACCGGCGGCCAGCCCTGGCGAAGGGGGCGTGATCCGGGCTGGATTTTCGGTTGAACTTGACAAGATTACAGATCTGGCTGCCAACTCCAGGTTATTCATCGCCCAGCTTGAGGCTACTGAGCGTTCCCAAACCGGCATTAAGACGCTAAAAGTCGGTTTCAATCAAGTCTTCGGATATTATCTTGAGGTCTCCAATCCCAATCTATCTCAGGTGCCGATTCGGTATATCCGCAAGCAGACGTTAGCCAATGCTGAAAGGTTCATAACCCCGGAACTCAAGGAACTTGAACTGCGGGTACTGTCATCGAAGGAGCGGCTGGCCGACCTGGAGACTTCTCTATACCGGCGCGTTCTGCAGCAAATCGGGCAGTCAGCCGATTCTTTACTAAGCCTGGCTGAAGCAATCGCCCGCGTTGATGTTTTGAGCGCTCTTGCGTCAATGTCGGTTGAAAATGCCTATGTTAAACCCATCATGGTTGACGGGCCGGTGATAAAAATCGTCGGCGGCCGCCATCCGGTCATCGAGCAGACACTCGATCACAGCGCTTACGTTCCCAATGATATTGACTTGGAGACCGGCGACAGCCAGATCATCATCCTTACCGGGCCGAATATGGCCGGGAAATCCACCTATTTGAAGCAGGTGGCAATTATCGTGCTGATGGCACAAATAGGGTCGTTCATTCCCGCCACCAGCGCCGAAATCGGCATTTGCGACCGGATCTTCACCCGAATCGGCGCCAGGGAGGATCTGGTTTCAGGGAAATCCACTTTTATGGCGGAAATGGTGGAGACGGCGTTGATTTTATCCAGCGCGACGTCCAGCAGCCTGCTTATCCTGGATGAAATCGGGCGAGGCACCTCCACCAGTGATGGACTGGCCATAGCGCAGGCGGTAGTGGAATTCATTCATCAGCGACTTGGTGCCCGAACGTTATTTGCTACTCATTATCACGAACTGATCTCCATGGCTGAACGCCTCCCCAGGGTGCGAAATTTCAACGTGGCGGTCACTGAGGACAAGGGAGAAGTTATTTTTCTCCATCGAATCCAGCCCGGCGGGACAGACCGCAGCTACGGCATCCACGTCGCTAAAATCGCCGGATTGCCCAAACCGGTTGTCCGCCGGGCCAACGAAATTCTGGCCGAACTGGAAAACCTGAAGACCGAAACACCAGCGTCCGCCAGACCTGTTTCGGCTCAACTTTCTTTCCTGAATCCGCCGTCTCCAGCAATCGAACTAATCAGGGGAATGGATCCCGATTCGTTGACCCCCAGGAAGGCGCTGGAAATGCTGTACACCCTCAAACAAATGCTGGAATAA
- the dnaN gene encoding DNA polymerase III subunit beta, with protein MRLSCLQENLSKGLAIVGRAAASRSTLPITSNVLVATDEGRLKLSATNLEIAVSCWIGAKIEEEGATTVPAKLLTEFIGSLPNDKIEMALSAKKILTMKCARFEARMTGVDARDFPPIPRVENGVAVKVDVAEFKKGVARVVFAAATDESRPVLTGIDALFEGSVLTLAAADGFRLAVYKMPLAEAASQKVKAIIPAKTLSEVSRLLSDGDESIGITVDTQKSQILFKLKNVELVSQLLQGAFPQYSQIIPQSHTTRAVVETPAFLMAARTAQIFARDGGGIVRLIMTPGGGKTPGRLSITARSEEIGEDQAELDAAVSGEEAKIAFNGKYLLDVLGVISEGQVALEVTGPSSPGVIRPVGTDNYVHVVMPMFVQW; from the coding sequence ATGCGCCTATCCTGTCTGCAAGAGAACCTGAGCAAAGGGCTGGCTATTGTCGGCCGGGCTGCCGCCTCACGCTCCACGCTGCCGATCACCAGCAACGTGCTGGTGGCTACCGACGAAGGCCGGCTGAAGCTTTCAGCCACCAACCTGGAGATCGCGGTGTCGTGCTGGATCGGAGCCAAGATCGAGGAAGAAGGCGCCACCACCGTGCCGGCGAAGCTGCTGACCGAGTTTATCGGCTCATTGCCCAACGACAAAATCGAGATGGCCCTTTCGGCCAAGAAGATACTGACCATGAAATGCGCCCGCTTCGAGGCGCGGATGACCGGCGTCGACGCCCGGGACTTCCCGCCCATCCCCCGGGTGGAGAACGGCGTGGCGGTCAAAGTCGATGTCGCCGAGTTCAAGAAGGGCGTCGCCCGGGTGGTCTTCGCCGCGGCCACCGACGAGTCCCGCCCGGTGCTGACCGGCATCGACGCGCTGTTCGAGGGCTCCGTCCTGACGCTGGCCGCCGCCGACGGCTTCCGCCTGGCGGTTTACAAGATGCCCCTGGCCGAAGCCGCCTCCCAGAAAGTCAAGGCCATCATCCCGGCCAAGACGCTGTCCGAGGTCAGCCGACTCTTGAGCGACGGCGACGAAAGCATCGGCATCACCGTGGATACCCAGAAGAGCCAGATACTGTTCAAGCTCAAGAACGTCGAGCTGGTGTCCCAGCTCCTGCAGGGCGCCTTCCCGCAGTACAGCCAGATCATCCCGCAGTCCCACACCACCCGCGCCGTAGTCGAGACGCCGGCTTTCCTGATGGCGGCGCGCACCGCCCAGATCTTCGCCCGCGACGGGGGAGGCATCGTAAGGCTGATCATGACCCCGGGCGGCGGCAAAACGCCGGGCCGGCTGTCCATCACAGCGCGCTCCGAGGAGATCGGCGAGGATCAGGCCGAACTGGACGCCGCGGTCTCCGGCGAGGAAGCCAAGATAGCTTTCAACGGCAAGTACCTGCTGGACGTGCTGGGCGTCATTTCCGAAGGCCAGGTGGCGCTGGAGGTCACGGGGCCGTCAAGCCCCGGCGTGATCCGGCCGGTTGGAACGGACAATTACGTTCACGTAGTGATGCCGATGTTTGTCCAATGGTGA
- the thiE gene encoding thiamine phosphate synthase, producing MMLPRNRLPETDIYAVLSSSHCRGRGNVETARLLLEAGVKIIQYREKDFPSAQNYSECRAIRDLCRQHEACFIVNDDALLARSVEADGLHLGQDDIAPESARTIVGGQMLIGLSVSTAPQVDAAVNQTEVDYLGVGPIFEARTTKPDASPPGNLELLDYSLFRSKVPIVAIGGIGLENAGEVAARGRVILAMISGLIGAEDIGQRVLEIRSAIGKAHG from the coding sequence ATGATGCTGCCAAGAAACAGGCTGCCTGAGACCGATATTTACGCTGTTCTTTCAAGCTCACATTGCCGCGGCCGCGGCAATGTGGAGACAGCCCGGCTGTTGCTCGAAGCCGGAGTCAAAATCATCCAATACCGGGAGAAGGATTTCCCTTCGGCGCAGAATTACAGTGAATGCCGTGCCATCCGCGATCTTTGCCGGCAACACGAGGCGTGCTTCATCGTCAACGACGACGCTTTGCTGGCCAGGTCGGTCGAAGCTGACGGCCTGCATCTCGGCCAGGATGACATCGCTCCGGAGTCGGCGCGCACCATTGTCGGCGGGCAAATGCTCATCGGCCTGTCGGTATCAACCGCTCCACAAGTGGACGCGGCCGTCAACCAAACGGAAGTTGACTATCTTGGTGTCGGGCCAATCTTCGAAGCCAGGACGACCAAGCCTGATGCTTCGCCGCCGGGCAATCTTGAGCTACTGGATTATTCTCTCTTTAGGTCAAAGGTGCCAATTGTCGCTATCGGCGGCATCGGTCTAGAGAACGCAGGCGAAGTGGCCGCCCGGGGCCGAGTCATCCTGGCGATGATTTCCGGCTTGATCGGCGCGGAAGATATAGGTCAAAGGGTCCTGGAGATCAGGTCAGCAATCGGTAAAGCCCATGGATAA
- a CDS encoding ABC transporter permease: MPFNEIIAMAFSNLWRRKMRTLLTVAAVVIGATLVALMASLGTGLKGFIVGQFGQTFPEDAIIVSSGRDINVFQGGGRPQEISSIETVVILPFTAADLEKLRAIPGVERVDYLVSVSARYIQPQGSSKIYTVNVDGVPEYEAAIRPLFLGSHITEGDAGQCLIAYDYLTTFGWPDDESVIGRQVTVSVGKQLAYETETHDYTFTIKGVIDKKISTAELLITQSDAIEMARFYQSNPLRYSEQQPGFTVQLKAAALTDVKAIAAAVKAEGWNALTSDDILAEINSVFNVIQVGLSAFGIIALVVAAIGIINTLLMAIHERTREIGVMKAVGATRGTIRLMFTAEGAALGFLGGAAGGVLALLTGQALNVIGARTFLSDFPGFQLSSFTWWLIPGVIALTTVIALLAGLYPANRAARLDPVEALRYE, translated from the coding sequence GTGCCGTTTAACGAAATTATAGCTATGGCTTTTTCCAATCTGTGGCGGCGCAAGATGCGCACCCTGCTGACGGTAGCCGCCGTGGTCATCGGGGCGACACTGGTGGCGCTGATGGCCAGTTTGGGCACCGGGCTCAAGGGATTTATCGTCGGCCAGTTCGGCCAGACCTTCCCGGAGGACGCGATCATAGTCTCCTCCGGGCGGGACATAAATGTCTTCCAGGGCGGCGGCCGGCCTCAGGAAATCTCCAGCATCGAGACTGTCGTCATCCTGCCCTTCACGGCGGCCGACCTCGAAAAGCTGCGGGCCATTCCCGGCGTCGAGCGGGTTGATTACCTGGTGAGCGTCTCCGCCCGCTACATCCAGCCCCAGGGCAGTTCCAAGATCTACACCGTGAACGTCGACGGGGTGCCGGAGTACGAGGCTGCCATCCGCCCGCTGTTCCTTGGCAGCCACATCACTGAAGGCGACGCCGGGCAGTGCCTGATCGCCTACGATTACCTGACCACTTTCGGCTGGCCTGACGACGAGAGCGTTATCGGGCGGCAGGTTACCGTGTCGGTGGGCAAACAGCTGGCTTACGAGACTGAAACGCACGACTATACCTTCACCATCAAGGGCGTCATCGATAAGAAAATCTCCACCGCCGAACTCCTGATCACCCAGTCCGACGCCATCGAGATGGCCCGCTTTTACCAGAGCAACCCCCTGAGATACTCCGAGCAGCAGCCGGGCTTCACCGTGCAGCTCAAGGCGGCGGCCTTAACCGATGTCAAAGCTATCGCCGCGGCGGTAAAGGCCGAGGGCTGGAACGCCCTCACCTCCGACGACATCCTGGCGGAGATCAACTCCGTATTCAACGTTATCCAGGTGGGATTGTCCGCCTTCGGCATCATCGCCCTGGTGGTGGCGGCTATCGGCATCATCAACACCCTGCTGATGGCTATCCACGAGCGCACCCGGGAGATCGGGGTGATGAAGGCGGTGGGAGCCACCCGCGGCACCATCCGGCTGATGTTCACCGCCGAGGGCGCCGCCCTGGGCTTTCTGGGCGGAGCGGCCGGCGGGGTGCTGGCGCTCCTGACCGGACAAGCGCTCAATGTCATCGGGGCGAGGACGTTCCTGTCCGATTTCCCCGGCTTCCAGCTTTCATCGTTCACCTGGTGGCTCATTCCCGGCGTCATCGCCCTAACCACCGTCATCGCCCTGCTGGCCGGATTGTATCCCGCCAACCGGGCGGCCAGGCTCGACCCGGTCGAGGCGCTGCGGTACGAATAG
- the pyk gene encoding pyruvate kinase: MKPKKPLCPRRTKIVATIGPSSGSPEQLSALLTAGMNIARLNLSHGSTDEHAEYIKQIRVESKRLGLPIAVLIDLPGPKYRTGQLKTASVWLEQGASVTLTTEQVIGDERLVPVNLPTLPRDVRAGDIILLDDGALQLKCQDVTPTSAVCTVIVGGKLTPGRGIAVPGRKSSMPFLTEQLKEYIRFAVSQRPEFIALSFVSRPQDIIQVRRIIKKSGAEIPLIAKIERGTAVAAFDSILAEADGVMVARGDLGVDIPLEQLPLVQKEIIHKANRSGKPVITATQMLESMIAAPRPTRAEVSDVANAIFDGTDAVMLSAETSIGKYPVQAVAMMSAVAMETEKVLPYDLWIAERDTWLVNQTEELISYNACLTARRLKAAAIVAFTSSGSTAGRVAKYRPSTPILAISPNGDTCRRLILNWGVQAIQIPTPKTVDDLFSTAVRLCRKLKLARTGDNIVVTGGVPLGVAGTTNLLKVQEIT; encoded by the coding sequence ATGAAACCCAAAAAGCCTCTCTGTCCTCGCCGGACAAAAATTGTCGCGACCATCGGCCCGTCCTCCGGATCGCCGGAACAGTTATCGGCGCTTCTAACCGCCGGTATGAATATCGCCCGGCTCAATCTATCCCACGGGAGCACTGACGAGCACGCGGAATATATCAAACAAATTCGCGTTGAAAGTAAACGGCTGGGGCTGCCGATAGCAGTTTTGATCGACTTGCCGGGACCTAAATACCGGACCGGCCAGCTGAAGACCGCGTCGGTATGGCTGGAACAAGGCGCCTCCGTCACTCTGACCACCGAGCAGGTAATCGGCGACGAAAGGCTAGTGCCGGTGAATCTGCCGACGCTGCCCCGCGATGTACGGGCCGGGGATATCATTCTACTTGACGACGGCGCCCTTCAGCTCAAATGCCAGGATGTAACTCCAACCAGTGCTGTTTGTACGGTGATAGTCGGCGGGAAACTTACCCCCGGCCGGGGGATTGCCGTGCCGGGCCGCAAATCCAGCATGCCGTTCCTGACCGAACAGTTGAAGGAGTATATCAGGTTCGCCGTCAGCCAGCGCCCGGAGTTCATCGCCTTATCATTCGTCAGCCGGCCGCAGGACATAATCCAGGTGCGCCGCATAATCAAGAAATCCGGCGCCGAGATTCCATTGATTGCTAAAATCGAGCGGGGTACGGCGGTAGCGGCTTTCGATTCGATCCTGGCTGAAGCCGACGGCGTAATGGTCGCCCGGGGAGACCTGGGGGTTGATATCCCGCTGGAACAGTTGCCTCTGGTTCAGAAGGAAATCATCCATAAGGCTAACCGCTCCGGCAAGCCTGTAATAACCGCCACTCAAATGCTGGAATCCATGATTGCGGCGCCTCGACCGACCCGGGCAGAGGTCAGCGACGTTGCCAACGCCATATTTGACGGCACCGACGCGGTGATGCTTTCGGCTGAAACTTCAATCGGCAAATACCCGGTGCAAGCTGTTGCGATGATGTCAGCGGTAGCTATGGAGACCGAAAAAGTCCTGCCGTACGACCTCTGGATCGCTGAACGCGACACATGGTTGGTCAACCAGACCGAGGAACTGATCAGTTACAACGCCTGCCTGACAGCGCGGCGCCTCAAAGCCGCCGCCATTGTCGCCTTCACGTCGTCCGGTTCGACCGCCGGGCGCGTCGCCAAATACCGGCCGAGCACGCCGATCCTGGCCATCTCTCCCAACGGGGATACCTGCCGCCGGCTGATCCTCAACTGGGGCGTCCAGGCCATTCAGATACCGACGCCTAAAACAGTGGATGACCTCTTCTCCACTGCGGTGCGTTTGTGCCGGAAACTCAAACTCGCCAGGACCGGCGATAATATCGTGGTCACCGGAGGCGTGCCGCTGGGCGTCGCCGGCACCACCAACCTCCTCAAGGTCCAGGAAATCACGTAA
- a CDS encoding ABC transporter ATP-binding protein → MEIFIRVRDLKKDYRLGEETVHALAGVSLDLEKGDFAAFVGPSGSGKSTLLHLIGGLDTASEGSITVDGRDLSRASDRELAEYRNKNVGFVFQSFHLHPTYTAEENVAIPLLFAGVGKTERLARARAALEAVGMGHRAGHRPNQLSGGERQRVSIARALVTSPAIIVADEPTGNLDTTNGARIMDLLGRLNQEQGITLIVATHDVELARRSRRVVTLRDGLITGDSRAV, encoded by the coding sequence GTGGAGATCTTCATCCGTGTTCGCGACCTGAAAAAGGACTACCGCCTGGGCGAAGAAACGGTCCACGCTCTGGCCGGAGTATCGCTCGACCTGGAAAAGGGGGATTTCGCCGCGTTCGTCGGGCCGTCCGGCTCAGGTAAAAGCACGCTGCTCCATTTGATCGGCGGGCTGGACACCGCCTCCGAGGGCAGCATCACCGTCGACGGCCGCGACCTGTCAAGGGCTTCGGACAGGGAACTGGCTGAGTACCGCAACAAAAACGTCGGGTTTGTTTTCCAGTCTTTTCACCTTCATCCCACTTATACCGCCGAGGAGAATGTCGCCATCCCGCTGCTTTTCGCCGGCGTCGGGAAAACAGAGCGCCTGGCACGGGCCAGGGCTGCTCTCGAGGCCGTCGGTATGGGACACCGCGCCGGTCACCGGCCAAACCAGTTGTCCGGCGGCGAGCGCCAGCGGGTATCGATCGCCCGCGCCCTGGTGACCAGCCCGGCGATCATCGTCGCCGATGAGCCGACCGGCAACCTCGACACCACCAACGGCGCCCGGATCATGGACCTGCTGGGGCGCCTCAACCAGGAACAGGGCATCACCCTGATCGTCGCCACTCACGACGTCGAACTGGCGCGCCGATCCCGCCGCGTGGTGACGCTGCGCGACGGACTGATTACCGGAGACAGCCGTGCCGTTTAA